A section of the Dermacoccus nishinomiyaensis genome encodes:
- a CDS encoding 3-isopropylmalate dehydrogenase: MSNIDLAVIAGDGIGPEVVTEGLKVLDAVTDGGVSTTQYDLGAKRWHATGETLPDSALEEIRGHEAILLGAIGDPSAPSGLLERELLLRIRFELDHYINLRPSKLMPGVSTPLREDIARGGIDFVVVREGTEGPYTGNGGALRVGTPHEMATEVSVNSRFGIERTVRDAFERANRRERKKLTLLHKHNVLSYAGHLWRRTVEEVGAEYPDVTHDYAHIDAAMIYLVTDPSRFDVIVTDNLFGDVVTDLAAAVTGGIGLAASGNINPEGNAPSMFEPVHGSAPDIAGQGKADPTATILSTALLLEHLGRGDEARRVEKAVAEDVASRGDATRSTSQIGDAIAARL, translated from the coding sequence ATGAGCAACATCGATCTCGCAGTCATCGCAGGCGACGGAATCGGCCCCGAGGTCGTCACCGAAGGCCTCAAGGTTCTCGACGCCGTGACCGACGGCGGGGTGAGTACGACGCAGTACGACCTCGGCGCCAAGCGTTGGCACGCGACGGGGGAGACGCTGCCCGACTCGGCGCTCGAGGAGATCCGCGGCCACGAGGCGATCCTGCTCGGGGCGATCGGTGACCCCAGCGCGCCGAGCGGCCTGCTGGAGCGCGAGCTGCTGCTGCGCATCCGGTTCGAGCTCGACCACTACATCAACCTGCGCCCCAGCAAGCTGATGCCGGGTGTCTCGACGCCGCTTCGTGAGGACATTGCGCGCGGCGGCATCGACTTCGTCGTCGTCCGTGAAGGCACCGAGGGCCCGTACACCGGCAACGGTGGTGCGCTGCGTGTCGGCACGCCGCACGAGATGGCGACCGAGGTGAGCGTCAACAGCCGCTTCGGCATCGAGCGCACCGTCCGCGACGCGTTCGAGCGCGCGAACAGGCGTGAGCGCAAGAAGCTGACGCTGCTGCACAAGCACAACGTGCTCTCGTATGCGGGCCACCTGTGGCGCCGCACCGTCGAGGAGGTCGGTGCCGAATACCCCGACGTCACGCACGACTACGCGCACATCGACGCGGCGATGATCTACCTCGTCACCGATCCCTCGCGCTTCGACGTCATCGTCACCGACAACCTGTTCGGCGACGTCGTCACCGACCTTGCCGCGGCCGTGACCGGCGGCATCGGGCTCGCCGCATCGGGCAACATCAACCCCGAAGGAAATGCGCCGAGCATGTTCGAGCCCGTGCACGGCTCGGCCCCCGACATCGCCGGCCAGGGCAAGGCCGACCCGACGGCGACGATCCTGTCGACCGCGCTGCTGCTCGAACACCTCGGGCGCGGCGACGAGGCACGCCGTGTCGAAAAGGCCGTCGCCGAGGATGTCGCGTCACGCGGTGACGCCACCCGCTCGACGTCGCAGATCGGTGACGCGATCGCCGCCCGCCTCTGA
- the ilvN gene encoding acetolactate synthase small subunit — MTTNRHILSVLVENKSGVLARISGLISRRGFNIHSLAVGETEDPHVSRMTVTVDADDVALEQVVKQLNKLVEVLKVVELDHASAIERQLVLFKVKADAATRSQIIDLVTMFRANIIDVTNESVVIEATGTLTKLEALLTTLEPFGIRELVQSGVVGLGRGSKAISARDKKKN; from the coding sequence ATGACGACGAACCGCCACATCCTGTCCGTGCTCGTCGAGAACAAGTCGGGTGTGCTCGCGCGCATCTCCGGGCTGATCTCGCGACGCGGGTTCAACATCCACTCCCTCGCCGTGGGGGAGACGGAGGATCCGCACGTCTCGCGCATGACGGTCACGGTCGACGCCGACGACGTCGCGCTCGAGCAGGTCGTCAAGCAGCTCAACAAGCTCGTCGAGGTGCTCAAGGTCGTCGAACTCGACCACGCGAGCGCCATCGAACGTCAGCTCGTGCTGTTCAAGGTGAAGGCTGACGCCGCGACGCGCTCGCAGATCATCGATCTCGTGACGATGTTCCGCGCCAACATCATCGACGTGACCAACGAGTCGGTCGTCATCGAGGCGACGGGCACGCTCACGAAGCTCGAGGCGCTGCTCACGACGCTCGAGCCGTTCGGGATCCGCGAGCTCGTGCAGTCCGGCGTCGTCGGTCTGGGTCGCGGCTCCAAGGCCATCTCGGCGCGCGACAAGAAGAAGAACTGA
- the ilvD gene encoding dihydroxy-acid dehydratase codes for MPELRSRTTTHGRNMAGARALWRATGMGEGDFGKPIVAIANSFTQFVPGHVHLKDMGQLVAGAIEEAGGVGREFNTIAVDDGIAMGHSGMLYSLPSREVIADSVEYMVNAHQADALVCISNCDKITPGMLLAALRLNIPTVFVSGGPMEAGKAVIGEDGTAETRLDLIDAMIKSVDDTVSDEEITKIEQSACPTCGSCSGMFTANSMNCLTEALGLSLPGNGSTLATAAARKELFLDAGRLVVDLCRTYYDGDDDSVLPRAIAAKPAFENAMRLDIAMGGSTNTILHLLAAAQEAGVDFDQEDIDELSRVTPCLVKVAPNSNQFYMEDVHRAGGIPAILGELDRGGMLNRDVRSVHSPSLEQWLADWDIRSGSATEKATELFHAAPGGVRTTEAFSSTNRWKSLDTDPENGCIHSVEHAYTSEGGLAVLSGNLAPDGCIVKTAGVPEHQWNFSGPAKVAESQEQAVEMILKGEIDAGDVVVVRYEGPKGGPGMQEMLYPTSYLKGVGLGPKCALITDGRFSGGSSGLSVGHVSPEAAAGGAIGLVKNGDVIEFDIPNRRVNLLVDDAELVRRRAEQDERGWEPVDRHRPVSAALKIFARFAQSADKGAARKVD; via the coding sequence ATGCCTGAACTTCGCTCACGCACGACGACTCACGGACGCAACATGGCGGGTGCGCGTGCCCTGTGGCGCGCGACCGGCATGGGGGAGGGCGACTTCGGTAAACCGATCGTCGCGATCGCGAACAGCTTCACGCAGTTCGTGCCGGGTCACGTCCACCTCAAGGACATGGGTCAGCTCGTCGCTGGCGCCATCGAGGAGGCCGGCGGCGTCGGGCGTGAGTTCAACACGATCGCCGTCGACGACGGCATCGCGATGGGTCACTCGGGCATGCTGTACTCGCTGCCGAGCCGCGAGGTGATCGCCGACTCCGTCGAGTACATGGTCAACGCGCATCAGGCCGACGCGCTCGTCTGCATCAGCAACTGCGACAAGATCACGCCGGGCATGCTGCTCGCCGCGCTGCGTCTCAACATCCCGACGGTGTTCGTCTCCGGCGGGCCGATGGAGGCCGGCAAGGCCGTCATCGGGGAGGACGGCACGGCTGAGACGCGTCTCGACCTCATCGACGCGATGATCAAGTCGGTCGACGACACGGTCTCCGACGAGGAGATCACGAAGATCGAGCAGAGCGCATGCCCGACGTGCGGCTCGTGCTCGGGCATGTTCACGGCGAACTCGATGAACTGCCTGACGGAGGCGCTCGGTCTGTCGCTGCCGGGCAACGGTTCGACGCTGGCGACGGCCGCCGCGCGCAAGGAACTCTTCCTCGACGCGGGCCGACTCGTCGTCGACCTGTGCCGCACCTACTACGACGGCGACGACGACTCGGTGCTTCCGCGCGCGATCGCCGCGAAGCCGGCGTTCGAGAACGCCATGCGTCTCGACATCGCGATGGGTGGTTCGACGAACACGATCCTGCACCTGCTGGCCGCGGCGCAGGAGGCGGGTGTCGACTTCGACCAGGAGGACATCGACGAGCTCTCGCGCGTCACGCCGTGCCTCGTCAAGGTCGCGCCGAACAGCAACCAGTTCTACATGGAGGACGTGCATCGCGCCGGTGGCATCCCCGCCATCCTCGGTGAGCTGGATCGCGGTGGCATGCTCAACCGCGACGTCCGTTCGGTGCACAGCCCATCGCTCGAGCAGTGGCTCGCGGACTGGGACATCCGCTCGGGTTCAGCCACCGAGAAGGCCACCGAACTGTTCCACGCCGCGCCGGGCGGGGTGCGCACGACGGAGGCGTTCAGCTCGACGAACCGCTGGAAGAGCCTCGACACCGACCCGGAGAACGGCTGCATCCACTCCGTCGAGCACGCCTACACGAGCGAGGGTGGGCTGGCGGTGCTCAGCGGCAACCTCGCCCCCGACGGGTGCATCGTCAAGACGGCCGGCGTGCCCGAGCACCAGTGGAACTTCTCCGGCCCGGCCAAGGTGGCCGAGAGCCAGGAGCAGGCCGTCGAGATGATCCTCAAGGGCGAGATCGACGCCGGCGACGTCGTCGTCGTGCGCTACGAGGGCCCCAAGGGCGGCCCCGGCATGCAGGAGATGCTGTACCCGACGAGCTACCTCAAGGGCGTCGGGCTCGGCCCGAAGTGCGCCCTCATCACCGACGGTCGTTTCTCCGGGGGCTCCTCGGGTCTGTCCGTCGGGCACGTGTCGCCGGAGGCTGCGGCCGGTGGCGCCATCGGTCTCGTGAAGAACGGTGACGTCATCGAGTTCGACATCCCCAACCGTCGCGTCAACCTGCTCGTCGACGACGCCGAACTCGTGCGCCGTCGCGCCGAGCAGGACGAGCGCGGCTGGGAGCCCGTCGACCGTCACCGCCCCGTCTCGGCGGCACTCAAGATCTTCGCGCGCTTCGCGCAGAGCGCCGACAAGGGCGCCGCGCGCAAGGTGGACTGA
- the ilvC gene encoding ketol-acid reductoisomerase, with product MADMFYDDDADLSIIQGKKVAVIGYGSQGHAHALNLRDSGVDVRIGLAEGSKSKQKAENEGLTVLSVADAVKEADVVVILTPDQVQRTVYANDIKPNLKPGTTLLFGHGFNIRFGYITPESDADVVMVAPKGPGHLVRREYVDGRGVPVIVAVEQDASGSAWDLAKAYAKAIGGLRAGGIKTTFTEETETDLFGEQAVLCGGASQLVMYGFETLTEAGYQPEVAYFECLHELKLIVDLMVEGGLAKQRWSISDTAEFGDYVSGPRVIDERVKENMKAVLTDIQNGNFAKRFIDDQDAGAPEFKKLREKGASHPIEKTGKELRGLMSWLKDSDTDSDYVEGSAGR from the coding sequence GTGGCTGACATGTTCTACGACGACGACGCCGACCTGTCGATCATCCAGGGCAAGAAGGTTGCCGTCATCGGCTATGGCTCGCAGGGCCACGCCCACGCGCTCAACCTGCGCGACTCGGGCGTCGACGTGCGCATCGGCCTCGCCGAGGGCAGCAAGTCGAAGCAGAAGGCCGAGAACGAGGGCCTCACGGTTCTCTCGGTCGCCGACGCGGTGAAGGAAGCCGACGTGGTCGTCATCCTCACGCCCGACCAGGTGCAGCGCACGGTCTACGCGAACGACATCAAGCCCAACCTCAAGCCCGGCACGACGCTGCTGTTCGGCCACGGCTTCAACATCCGCTTCGGCTACATCACGCCCGAGTCGGACGCCGACGTCGTCATGGTCGCGCCGAAGGGCCCCGGCCATCTCGTGCGTCGTGAGTACGTCGACGGTCGCGGCGTGCCCGTCATCGTCGCCGTCGAGCAGGACGCCTCGGGTTCGGCCTGGGATCTCGCGAAGGCGTACGCGAAGGCCATCGGCGGCCTGCGTGCCGGCGGCATCAAGACGACGTTCACCGAGGAGACCGAGACGGACCTGTTCGGTGAGCAGGCCGTCCTGTGCGGTGGCGCGAGCCAGCTCGTCATGTACGGCTTCGAGACGCTGACGGAGGCCGGCTACCAGCCGGAGGTCGCGTACTTCGAGTGCCTGCACGAACTGAAGCTCATCGTCGACCTCATGGTCGAAGGTGGCCTCGCGAAGCAGCGTTGGTCGATCTCCGACACGGCCGAGTTCGGCGACTACGTCTCGGGCCCGCGGGTCATCGACGAGCGCGTCAAGGAGAACATGAAGGCCGTTCTCACCGACATCCAGAACGGCAACTTCGCCAAGCGCTTCATCGACGACCAGGACGCCGGCGCGCCGGAGTTCAAGAAGCTGCGCGAGAAGGGCGCCTCGCACCCGATCGAGAAGACGGGCAAGGAACTGCGTGGCCTCATGTCGTGGCTGAAGGACTCGGACACGGATTCGGACTATGTCGAGGGTTCGGCTGGCCGCTGA
- a CDS encoding branched-chain amino acid aminotransferase, with protein MALTFPMTPNPAPRADAERAEILSNPGFGQKFSDHMVVSIWREGSGWGDGEVKAYGPFQLDPAAAVLHYAQEIFEGMKAYRHEDGSVWTFRPEKNAARFNRSAKRLALPEMDENDFVESLKALVKADESWVPAFDAGEASLYLRPFMFASEAFLGVRPSREVTYCVIASPAGAYFKGGVKPVSLWLSRDYSRAGVGGTGAAKCGGNYASSLAAQIEANERGCDQSVFLDSVEGKYVEELGGMNVFFVTKDGELVTPQLTGTILEGVTRDSILELAKDLGLTPVERRVTIEEWIEGCNDGTISEIFACGTAAVVTPVGRLVWTDGEVTSGPEGEAGPYATKIREALLAIQKGTAEDTRGWMTRLV; from the coding sequence ATGGCCCTGACGTTCCCGATGACGCCGAACCCCGCCCCGCGCGCTGACGCGGAGCGCGCCGAGATCCTGAGCAACCCCGGTTTCGGACAGAAGTTCAGCGACCACATGGTCGTCTCGATCTGGCGCGAGGGCTCCGGGTGGGGTGACGGCGAGGTCAAGGCGTACGGCCCGTTCCAGCTCGACCCGGCGGCGGCCGTCCTGCACTACGCGCAGGAGATCTTCGAGGGCATGAAGGCCTACCGTCACGAGGACGGTTCGGTCTGGACGTTCCGCCCCGAGAAGAACGCGGCGCGCTTCAACCGTTCGGCGAAGCGTCTCGCGCTGCCCGAGATGGACGAGAACGACTTCGTCGAGTCGCTGAAGGCGCTCGTCAAGGCTGACGAGTCGTGGGTGCCCGCGTTCGACGCCGGCGAGGCGAGCCTCTACCTGCGCCCGTTCATGTTCGCGTCCGAGGCGTTCCTCGGGGTGCGTCCGAGCCGCGAGGTGACCTACTGCGTCATCGCCTCGCCCGCGGGTGCGTACTTCAAGGGCGGCGTGAAGCCGGTGTCGCTGTGGTTGTCGCGCGACTACTCGCGTGCCGGCGTCGGTGGCACGGGCGCCGCGAAGTGCGGCGGCAACTACGCGAGCTCGCTCGCCGCACAGATCGAGGCGAACGAGCGCGGCTGCGACCAGAGCGTCTTCCTCGACTCGGTCGAGGGCAAGTACGTCGAGGAGCTCGGCGGCATGAACGTCTTCTTCGTGACCAAGGACGGCGAGCTCGTCACGCCGCAGCTCACCGGCACGATCCTCGAGGGCGTCACGCGCGACTCGATCCTCGAACTCGCGAAGGACCTGGGCCTCACGCCCGTCGAACGTCGCGTGACGATCGAGGAGTGGATCGAGGGCTGCAACGACGGCACGATCAGCGAGATCTTCGCGTGTGGCACGGCCGCCGTCGTCACGCCCGTGGGGCGTCTCGTGTGGACGGACGGTGAGGTGACGTCCGGACCCGAGGGCGAGGCCGGCCCGTACGCGACGAAGATCCGCGAGGCACTCCTCGCGATCCAGAAGGGCACCGCGGAGGACACGCGCGGCTGGATGACGCGCCTGGTCTGA
- a CDS encoding DMT family transporter — protein sequence MLVAVAFGGERPGPAALLGGLVIIAGIVVVASARDGERHHSVADGLKWGALTGAAIAGYTLWDDVSVTHLSLDPVVYFALGTAWQTVLLTPGLERSRRAGAEVAAICRRWWREAAVIAVLSPLAYVLVLVAMQSTPVALVAPARESSIVVGALLGAWMFKERGVARKLVGALVVLAGIALVASA from the coding sequence ATGCTTGTCGCTGTCGCGTTCGGGGGCGAACGGCCCGGGCCGGCCGCGCTGCTCGGCGGGCTCGTCATCATCGCGGGCATCGTCGTCGTCGCGAGCGCGCGGGATGGCGAGCGGCATCACAGCGTCGCGGACGGATTGAAGTGGGGCGCGCTGACGGGCGCGGCGATCGCGGGGTACACGCTGTGGGACGACGTGAGCGTCACGCACCTGAGCCTCGACCCGGTCGTCTATTTCGCCCTCGGCACCGCGTGGCAGACGGTCCTGCTGACGCCGGGGCTCGAACGCTCGCGCCGGGCGGGCGCCGAGGTCGCCGCCATCTGTCGGCGCTGGTGGCGGGAGGCCGCCGTCATCGCCGTGCTGTCGCCGCTCGCGTACGTCCTCGTCCTCGTCGCGATGCAGTCGACGCCCGTGGCCCTCGTCGCACCGGCACGGGAGAGCAGCATCGTCGTCGGTGCGCTGCTCGGGGCGTGGATGTTCAAGGAGCGCGGGGTGGCGCGCAAGCTCGTCGGCGCGCTTGTCGTGCTCGCAGGGATCGCCTTGGTGGCGAGCGCCTGA